A region from the Streptomyces tsukubensis genome encodes:
- a CDS encoding RNA polymerase sigma factor: MAVADGGVDPLAPAQVSRVSAVLALGGVPQSELQDGVQQIRLRLLERRAKGEDPPRDVGAWAAVVASNLAADWHRTRGRLERTAARLAALKVWNPESQGGQEARLLALTVAEGLDALPAVQRQVLVLRFYADLTVPQIALELGVPEGTVKSRLHTAAKAMRERLRTDEVV, translated from the coding sequence TTGGCGGTCGCGGACGGTGGAGTGGACCCGCTCGCCCCGGCGCAGGTCAGCCGGGTGAGCGCGGTGCTCGCGCTCGGCGGGGTGCCGCAGTCCGAGCTTCAGGACGGGGTGCAGCAGATCCGGCTGCGCCTGCTGGAGCGGCGGGCGAAGGGGGAGGATCCGCCGCGGGACGTGGGAGCCTGGGCCGCCGTCGTCGCCTCCAATCTGGCGGCGGACTGGCACCGCACCCGGGGGCGGCTGGAGCGCACCGCGGCCAGGCTGGCGGCGCTGAAGGTGTGGAACCCGGAGAGCCAGGGCGGCCAGGAGGCCCGACTGCTGGCGCTGACGGTCGCCGAGGGGCTGGACGCGCTCCCGGCGGTACAGCGGCAGGTGCTGGTACTGCGGTTCTACGCGGACCTCACCGTTCCGCAGATAGCGCTGGAACTGGGGGTACCCGAAGGGACGGTCAAAAGTCGGCTGCACACGGCGGCGAAGGCGATGCGGGAGCGGCTCCGTACGGACGAGGTGGTGTGA
- a CDS encoding MFS transporter, whose product MTPHLTRGAPPRPPRTLHDRAAVLAVAAATFTVVTSEMLPVGLLSPMSGDLGVSEGTAGLAITLPGLVAAFAAPLLPAIAGRADRRRVLTWLLLLLALANAVAALAPRFGVLLAARIAVGLAIGGVWAIAAGLAHRLVPPAAAGRATAVVFGGIALASVLGIPVGALIGHLTCWEWGFAAVAALALAVAGALRLLLPPLPPERAVHPRETAALTRMPAVRTGLVVVALMVTGHFTAYTYVRPVLEGVDGVPAGAIGGLLLLYGLAGVAGNFLGGAAAARSPRRALLTVSAALAAVVPLLGLTGSSAALSMVLLVLWGLAYGGLSVSAQNWMLVAAPGAREAVSGLCAGVFNASIALGAAGGGAAMDRWSTAAALLLAGALALLAALTLAGSRRIPAAGLS is encoded by the coding sequence ATGACCCCCCACCTGACCCGAGGGGCGCCGCCGAGACCGCCGCGCACCCTCCACGACCGGGCCGCGGTGCTCGCCGTAGCCGCCGCCACCTTCACCGTCGTCACCAGCGAGATGCTGCCCGTCGGACTGCTCAGCCCGATGAGCGGCGACCTCGGCGTCTCGGAGGGCACCGCGGGCCTCGCGATCACCCTCCCCGGCCTCGTCGCCGCCTTCGCCGCCCCCCTGTTACCCGCGATCGCCGGCCGTGCCGACCGGCGGCGCGTCCTGACCTGGCTGCTTCTGCTGCTCGCCCTCGCCAACGCGGTCGCCGCCCTCGCCCCCCGGTTCGGCGTCCTGCTCGCGGCCCGGATCGCCGTCGGGCTGGCCATCGGCGGCGTCTGGGCCATCGCCGCCGGGCTCGCCCACCGGCTGGTGCCCCCGGCCGCCGCCGGACGTGCCACCGCCGTCGTCTTCGGCGGCATCGCCCTCGCATCCGTCCTCGGCATACCCGTGGGCGCCCTCATCGGCCACCTCACCTGCTGGGAGTGGGGCTTCGCGGCCGTCGCCGCACTCGCCCTCGCCGTGGCCGGAGCACTCCGCCTGCTGCTGCCGCCGCTGCCCCCGGAACGGGCCGTGCACCCCCGGGAGACGGCCGCCCTGACCCGGATGCCCGCCGTCCGTACCGGACTCGTCGTCGTCGCACTCATGGTGACCGGGCACTTCACCGCGTACACCTATGTCAGGCCGGTCCTCGAAGGCGTCGACGGAGTGCCCGCCGGGGCGATCGGCGGACTGCTGCTGCTCTACGGCCTCGCCGGGGTGGCGGGGAACTTCCTCGGCGGCGCCGCGGCCGCCCGCTCGCCGCGCCGCGCCCTGCTCACGGTCTCCGCCGCCCTCGCCGCCGTCGTACCACTGCTCGGTCTCACCGGGTCGAGCGCCGCGCTCTCCATGGTGCTGCTGGTGCTGTGGGGACTGGCGTACGGGGGGCTCTCGGTCTCCGCACAGAACTGGATGCTCGTGGCGGCGCCCGGGGCGCGGGAGGCGGTTTCCGGTCTCTGCGCGGGCGTCTTCAACGCGTCGATCGCCCTGGGCGCGGCGGGCGGCGGCGCGGCGATGGACCGCTGGTCCACCGCGGCGGCGCTGCTGCTCGCGGGCGCCCTGGCACTGCTGGCCGCGCTCACCCTGGCGGGCTCGCGGCGGATCCCGGCGGCGGGGCTCTCCTAG
- a CDS encoding aspartate-semialdehyde dehydrogenase, with protein sequence MRVGIVGATGQVGTVMRRILAERKFPADELRLFASARSAGSTITWEGREITVEDASTADYSGLDIVLFSAGGATSRALAEKVAGQGAVVIDNSSAWRMDPDVPLVVSEVNPHAIRNRPKGIVANPNCTTMAAMPVLKPLSEEAGLVALVATTYQAVSGSGVAGVAELDGQVKAVAESAPALTHDGAAVAFPEPAVYRRPIAFNVVPLAGNLVDDGSAETDEEQKLRNESRKILELPELKVSGTCVRVPVYSGHSLQVNARFDHPLSVERARELLAGAPGVELSDIPTPLQAAGKDASYVGRIRADETVEHGLALFLSNDNLRKGAALNAVQLAELVADELSAGR encoded by the coding sequence GTGAGGGTCGGTATCGTCGGAGCCACCGGTCAGGTCGGCACAGTCATGCGCAGGATCCTCGCCGAGCGGAAATTCCCGGCGGACGAGCTGCGGCTGTTCGCCTCGGCGCGGTCGGCGGGGTCGACGATCACCTGGGAAGGCCGGGAGATCACCGTCGAGGACGCTTCCACCGCGGACTACTCGGGCCTCGACATCGTCCTCTTCTCCGCGGGCGGCGCGACCTCCCGGGCGCTGGCCGAGAAGGTCGCGGGCCAGGGCGCCGTGGTGATCGACAACTCCTCCGCGTGGCGGATGGACCCGGACGTACCGCTGGTGGTGTCCGAGGTCAACCCGCACGCGATCCGGAACCGCCCCAAGGGCATCGTCGCCAACCCGAACTGCACCACGATGGCCGCGATGCCGGTGCTGAAGCCGCTGTCGGAGGAGGCCGGTCTGGTCGCCCTGGTCGCCACCACCTACCAGGCCGTTTCGGGCTCCGGCGTGGCCGGGGTGGCCGAGCTGGACGGCCAGGTCAAGGCGGTGGCGGAGAGCGCCCCGGCCCTCACCCACGACGGTGCGGCGGTCGCCTTCCCCGAGCCGGCGGTCTACCGGCGCCCCATCGCCTTCAACGTGGTCCCGCTCGCGGGCAACCTCGTCGACGACGGCTCCGCCGAGACCGACGAGGAGCAGAAGCTGCGCAACGAGTCCCGGAAGATCCTGGAGCTGCCGGAGCTGAAGGTCTCCGGCACCTGTGTCCGGGTCCCCGTCTACTCGGGCCACTCCCTCCAGGTCAACGCCCGCTTCGACCATCCGCTGAGCGTGGAGCGGGCCCGTGAGCTGCTGGCCGGCGCCCCGGGCGTCGAGCTGTCGGACATCCCGACCCCGCTCCAGGCCGCGGGCAAGGACGCGTCGTACGTCGGCCGGATCCGGGCCGACGAGACCGTCGAGCACGGGCTGGCCCTCTTCCTCTCCAACGACAACCTCCGCAAGGGCGCGGCGCTGAACGCCGTACAGCTGGCGGAGCTGGTCGCGGACGAGCTGTCCGCGGGACGGTAG
- a CDS encoding DUF1203 domain-containing protein has protein sequence MTTTDTAGAPAVAARRHRPLPIEPAVLTLLRTTDDAGRPCLPYTDDEGGAPLRCCLRRSRPGESIALVSYAPLRRWAAESGADPGAYDEQGPVFVHAEECGGPPAAGPDLPFVHAGALRVLRRYDAKGRIRGGRLLELTDAPDGGFEQALEEAFADPAVALVHIRAAEYGCFLFELRR, from the coding sequence ATGACCACCACAGACACCGCGGGGGCCCCGGCCGTGGCGGCCCGCCGCCACCGGCCGCTGCCCATCGAACCGGCCGTCCTCACCCTGCTCCGCACCACCGACGACGCCGGACGGCCCTGCCTGCCGTACACCGACGACGAGGGCGGCGCCCCGCTCCGCTGCTGCCTGCGCAGAAGCCGTCCGGGCGAGTCCATCGCCCTCGTCTCGTACGCCCCGCTGCGCCGCTGGGCCGCCGAGTCCGGGGCCGACCCGGGCGCATACGACGAACAGGGCCCGGTCTTCGTCCACGCCGAGGAGTGCGGCGGCCCGCCCGCCGCAGGCCCGGACCTCCCCTTCGTCCACGCGGGCGCCCTGCGGGTACTGCGCCGCTACGACGCCAAGGGCCGGATCAGGGGCGGCCGGCTGCTGGAGCTGACCGACGCACCGGACGGAGGCTTCGAGCAGGCCCTGGAGGAGGCGTTCGCGGACCCGGCGGTCGCCCTGGTGCATATCAGGGCGGCGGAATACGGCTGCTTCCTCTTCGAACTGCGCCGCTAA